Proteins from a single region of Penaeus monodon isolate SGIC_2016 chromosome 12, NSTDA_Pmon_1, whole genome shotgun sequence:
- the LOC119579511 gene encoding facilitated trehalose transporter Tret1-like has translation MLQFQQPLVKQVCASVSIGLLLSCSLSTWGYPAVSLPRMSLPDSPVKFTPDQESWFATIQLLMCAPGGLLGGVLCERLGPRKLLLLLAPLMWASFALMSLASCEVVLRTGLAEVFLLCCRAVQGLVGALINPVSYIYTYEVTGNRLRGTLTGLLDGWSSLGMLLCYASGCVLSWEAVALLVPSITAIPAFCGLLLTPESPMWLGRKGKEEAAREALTKLRSAAELPEELEAVKRIPVAETSFKNSLREVFQKPNLLAMFAAALVIFTKEINGNAVVAIYIVHIFQFAGVGLDPNLSSVMVGSVRLACNCVSVVLMHNLRRKPMLSIGTILTALSGASMAAFFYLQNSDYDVSSLGWLPITALTAFTIGYATSVGPLCWLLSVEVLPGSVRSIGCGTTNAFQAISGFLISMSFPTLKTAIGIHGVFWSYAGCTLLCMIMVVIFIPETQGKTLKDIENYWGNMCKKAKKEPPV, from the exons GTATGTGCATCGGTGTCCATAGGCCTTTTGCTATCATGCAGCCTATCCACTTGGGGCTACCCTGCCGTCTCCCTTCCCAGAATGTCTCTCCCAGACTCCCCAGTTAAATTTACTCCGGATCAAGAGAGTTGGTTTG CCACAATACAGTTGCTGATGTGCGCCCCCGGGGGCCTGCTTGGCGGTGTGCTGTGTGAGAGGCTGGGTCCCAGGAAGCTCCTGCTCCTGCTGGCCCCTCTGATGTGGGCCTCGTTCGCGCTCATGAGCCTGGCGTCGTGCGAGGTGGTGCTCCGGACGGGCCTGGCGGAGGTCTTCCTGCTGTGCTGCCGGGCCGTCCAG GGACTCGTGGGAGCCCTGATAAACCCAGTctcctacatatacacatatgaagtcACTGGAAACCGACTCCGCGGTACCTTGACAGGCCTGCTTGACGGCTGGTCGTCGCTGGGAATGCTCCTGTGCTATGCCTCCGGTTGCGTCCTTTCCTGGGAGGCGGTGGCGCTGCTCGTCCCGTCCATCACTGCAATCCCAGCTTTCTGCGGCCTCCTGTTAACGCCGGAGTCGCCGATGTGGCTGGGGagaaagggtaaggaggaggCGGCTCGGGAGGCGCTGACGAAGCTCAGGAGCGCCGCAGAGCTCCCGGAGGAACTGGAGGCCGTGAAGAGGATCCCTGTTGCTGAAACGTCTTTCAAAAATTCACTCCGGGAAGTTTTTCAAAAGCCGAACCTTTTAGCCATGTTTGCAGCGGCCTTGGTGATCTTCACGAAGGAGATCAATGGCAACGCAGTCGTCGCCATTTACATCGTCCACATTTTCCAGTTCGCGGGAGTGGGTTTGGATCCCAACTTGAGTTCGGTGATGGTCGGATCGGTTCGCCTTGCGTGCAATTGCGTATCCGTTGTCCTGATGCACAATCTCCGACGCAAACCGATGCTTTCCATCGGTACCATCCTAACAGCCCTATCGGGAGCGTCCATGGCTGCTTTCTTTTACCTTCAGAACTCAGACTACGATGTCTCCTCGCTCGGATGGCTTCCTATAACTGCTCTCACTGCGTTTACGATAGGATACGCCACCTCTGTAGGACCTCTCTGTTGGCTTTTATCTGTGGAAGTCCTCCCAGGCTCCGTGAGGTCCATAGGCTGCGGCACCACCAACGCTTTCCAGGCCATATCCGGCTTCCTGATTTCCATGAGTTTCCCGACTCTCAAAACAGCCATTGGTATACACGGGGTTTTCTGGAGCTACGCGGGATGCACCCTCTTGTGCATGATCATGGTTGTCATCTTCATTCCCGAGACGCAAGGGAAAACATTGAAAGATATCGAAAATTACTGGGGAAATATGTgcaaaaaggcaaagaaagaaccTCCGGTGTGA